A genomic region of Papaver somniferum cultivar HN1 chromosome 7, ASM357369v1, whole genome shotgun sequence contains the following coding sequences:
- the LOC113292747 gene encoding uncharacterized protein LOC113292747, producing the protein MILVAIVAEMLEEYTQILTRVLVPVFRDAPFPRRVRFLILRRLPYSSTSSSNLPLLPFPTARV; encoded by the coding sequence ATGATATTGGTGGCGATCGTGGCAGAGATGTTAGAGGAGTACACACAAATACTCACTAGAGTATTGGTACCAGTGTTTCGTGATGCTCCATTTCCAAGGCGTGTTAGATTTCTTATTCTCAGACGTTTGCCTTACTCTTCTACTTCATCATCTAATCTCCCATTACTTCCTTTTCCAACTGCgcgggtttga